One genomic window of Luteitalea pratensis includes the following:
- a CDS encoding lysylphosphatidylglycerol synthase transmembrane domain-containing protein, giving the protein MAGSAATKLSSINQPRRCPGRPASAMRPPFARARGRMVPSVTFRPPAAAAGAITMSPVPGRVRRASSFVLKLSISAGLLWVLFRQTDVGAVFGRLRQVEPGWIVLALLVHGALLLVSGWRWRRLLVTQNVHVSTWQLTVTCLVANFFNNFLPSNIGGDFVRIADTAGLTGSRTVATAVVLLDRVLGLIALFAIAASGSLMLRHALPGTGYLWILLVLGAVGAAVVISRPALVPWLLRPLTRVREDWVTERLGRLEDMLGRVGNDRSRLAKAFAGALVVQFLVVLFYLCVAWGLHIDLPLRDALVIVPVSLVIQLAPVSINGFGVREAVFSYLFRRLGHPVDAGLALSIAGAALLILASLPGGLVFLLRKEGLMVSAPSSDMQKEEV; this is encoded by the coding sequence ATGGCGGGCAGCGCGGCCACAAAGCTCTCAAGTATAAACCAGCCTCGACGGTGTCCGGGCCGACCGGCCTCGGCCATGCGGCCGCCCTTTGCCCGGGCACGTGGCCGCATGGTACCGTCTGTCACCTTCCGACCGCCGGCTGCCGCGGCCGGTGCCATCACCATGTCGCCCGTGCCCGGGCGCGTTCGCCGCGCGTCCTCGTTCGTCCTCAAACTCAGCATCAGCGCCGGCCTGCTGTGGGTCCTGTTCCGCCAGACCGACGTCGGTGCGGTGTTCGGCCGGTTGCGTCAGGTCGAGCCCGGCTGGATCGTGCTGGCCCTGCTGGTGCACGGCGCCTTGTTGCTGGTGAGCGGATGGCGTTGGCGGCGCCTGCTGGTGACGCAGAACGTTCACGTGTCTACCTGGCAACTGACCGTGACCTGCCTGGTCGCCAATTTCTTCAACAATTTTCTCCCCAGCAACATCGGCGGCGACTTCGTCCGGATCGCCGACACCGCCGGATTGACCGGCTCCCGCACCGTCGCGACGGCCGTTGTGCTGCTCGATCGCGTACTGGGGCTGATCGCCCTGTTCGCCATCGCGGCCAGCGGGTCCCTGATGCTGCGGCACGCCCTTCCCGGAACCGGTTATCTCTGGATCCTGCTGGTCCTGGGCGCCGTCGGGGCCGCGGTTGTCATCTCGCGTCCGGCGCTCGTGCCGTGGCTGTTGCGGCCGTTGACGCGGGTCCGGGAAGACTGGGTCACCGAAAGGCTCGGACGTCTCGAGGACATGCTGGGGCGCGTCGGCAACGACCGCTCTCGCCTCGCCAAGGCCTTCGCCGGGGCCCTCGTCGTGCAGTTCCTCGTCGTTCTGTTCTACCTCTGCGTCGCGTGGGGCCTGCACATCGATCTGCCACTCCGTGACGCCCTGGTGATCGTCCCGGTCAGTCTCGTGATCCAGCTGGCGCCGGTCTCCATCAACGGATTCGGCGTCCGCGAAGCCGTGTTTTCCTACCTCTTTCGACGCCTTGGACACCCGGTGGATGCGGGCCTTGCTCTATCCATCGCTGGCGCTGCCCTGCTCATCCTTGCGTCGCTTCCGGGCGGGCTCGTGTTCCTGCTCCGCAAGGAAGGACTGATGGTGTCGGCGCCGTCGTCCGATATGCAGAAAGAGGAGGTGTAG
- a CDS encoding glycosyltransferase, with product MTPPAAPLRILMLAPEPFFEPRGTPFSEFHRIKALVEDGHHVDLVTYPIGRDVDLPNLCIIRTWRPPLVSKVPIGPSAVKVLLDALLTLTILRVALLGGRRYDAIHSHEEMGVLGVWLGRRLGIPHLYDMHSSLPQQLGNFRFSRSKALRWGFEKAEGYMVRGSQVVITICQELQDTVHEMGVGDRAVLIENVMGGDVDPTPGPGRDAVRAAWGLTPTQPVVLYTGTFEQYQGLDLLLEASVRLKALVPDLAVLVVGGDAAQVSELAARAESAGAPLVFTGQRPPSDVPHFVDACDALVSPRISGTNTPLKIYSYLRSGRPIVATNLRTHTQVLTADSAVLVEPTPDALAAGLAEVLQDRQAAARLAASAHQLADARYSRQSYLSRTRQAYALLLESMRPRPRTVPLAGAAPSGGREPR from the coding sequence GTGACGCCCCCCGCCGCACCGCTCAGGATCCTGATGCTCGCGCCCGAGCCGTTCTTCGAGCCGCGTGGCACGCCGTTCAGCGAATTCCACCGTATCAAGGCCCTCGTCGAGGATGGCCACCATGTCGACCTGGTGACCTACCCGATCGGCCGCGACGTCGACCTGCCGAACCTGTGCATCATCCGTACCTGGCGGCCGCCGTTGGTCAGCAAGGTGCCGATCGGGCCGTCGGCCGTCAAGGTGCTGCTGGACGCGCTTCTGACCCTGACGATCCTCCGCGTGGCGCTGCTTGGCGGACGCAGGTATGACGCCATCCACTCGCACGAGGAGATGGGCGTCCTCGGCGTGTGGCTCGGCCGCCGGCTCGGCATCCCGCATCTCTACGACATGCACTCGAGCCTGCCGCAGCAACTCGGGAACTTCCGGTTCTCGCGCTCGAAAGCGCTGCGCTGGGGGTTCGAGAAGGCCGAAGGCTACATGGTGCGCGGGTCGCAGGTGGTGATCACCATCTGCCAGGAGTTGCAGGACACCGTTCATGAGATGGGCGTGGGCGACCGCGCCGTGCTCATCGAGAACGTCATGGGCGGTGACGTCGACCCCACGCCTGGCCCAGGCCGCGACGCGGTGCGGGCCGCCTGGGGGTTGACCCCGACGCAACCGGTCGTGCTGTACACGGGCACGTTCGAGCAGTACCAGGGCCTCGACCTGTTGCTGGAGGCGAGCGTGCGCCTGAAGGCGTTGGTGCCCGACCTGGCCGTGCTGGTCGTCGGCGGCGACGCGGCACAGGTCAGCGAGCTGGCCGCAAGAGCCGAAAGCGCGGGCGCCCCGCTCGTCTTCACGGGCCAACGTCCACCGAGCGACGTGCCGCACTTTGTCGACGCCTGCGATGCCCTCGTGTCGCCCCGTATCTCCGGGACGAACACACCCCTCAAGATCTACTCGTACCTGCGGTCGGGCCGGCCGATCGTCGCGACCAACCTGCGTACGCACACGCAGGTGCTCACCGCCGACTCCGCGGTGCTCGTCGAGCCGACTCCCGACGCGCTCGCCGCAGGCCTCGCCGAGGTCCTGCAAGATCGCCAGGCCGCGGCGCGGCTTGCCGCATCGGCGCACCAACTCGCCGACGCGCGCTACAGCCGGCAGTCCTATCTCTCGCGCACGCGCCAGGCGTACGCGCTGTTGCTCGAGTCCATGCGTCCGCGCCCCCGTACAGTCCCTCTCGCCGGGGCCGCCCCGTCGGGGGGACGAGAGCCGCGGTGA
- a CDS encoding NAD-dependent epimerase/dehydratase family protein encodes MTAALVTGVTGFTGGHLARHLVHRGITVRGLVRPRSLGRPEVATLREAGIDIASGDLTDAAAVAAACEGVDVVYHIAATYREAGQPDSAYRAINVQGVEHVIDGARAGGARRVVHCSTGGVHGHVANPPANEDAPFNPGDVYQDTKLEGEQLARAAGQAGGLEVVIARPIGIYGPGDLRFLKMFRGISRRRFPVLGAGEVFYHLTYIDDLCEGFRLCGEVPAAAGGTYILGGPRYTTLNTLVDLIAAELKVKPLPVHLPVWPFWLAGAACEAICVPLRVQPPLYRRRVDFYTKSRAFDITRARTELGFAPAVDLPEGIRRTIAWYRAQGLL; translated from the coding sequence GTGACGGCGGCGCTGGTCACGGGCGTCACCGGTTTCACCGGCGGACACCTTGCGCGTCACCTGGTGCATCGGGGAATCACCGTGCGCGGCCTGGTCCGGCCGCGGAGCCTGGGGCGGCCCGAAGTGGCCACCTTGCGCGAGGCGGGCATCGACATCGCCAGTGGCGACCTGACCGACGCCGCCGCTGTCGCGGCCGCCTGCGAGGGAGTCGACGTCGTCTACCACATCGCGGCGACCTACCGTGAGGCGGGTCAACCCGACAGCGCCTACCGCGCCATCAACGTCCAGGGCGTCGAGCACGTCATCGACGGTGCGCGCGCGGGCGGCGCGCGTCGCGTCGTCCACTGCAGTACCGGTGGCGTCCATGGCCACGTCGCCAATCCGCCCGCCAACGAGGACGCTCCTTTCAATCCCGGCGACGTCTACCAGGACACCAAGCTCGAAGGCGAACAACTTGCGCGCGCCGCAGGGCAGGCCGGCGGCCTCGAGGTCGTGATCGCCCGCCCCATCGGCATCTACGGGCCAGGCGATCTTCGTTTCCTCAAGATGTTCCGGGGCATTTCGCGGCGACGCTTCCCGGTGTTGGGTGCAGGCGAGGTCTTCTACCACCTGACGTACATCGACGACCTTTGCGAGGGCTTCCGCCTGTGCGGCGAAGTCCCTGCCGCCGCCGGTGGCACGTACATCCTCGGTGGGCCGCGTTACACGACACTCAACACGCTCGTGGACCTCATCGCCGCCGAACTGAAGGTCAAGCCGCTGCCGGTGCACCTGCCGGTCTGGCCGTTCTGGCTGGCCGGCGCCGCCTGCGAGGCGATCTGTGTTCCGCTGCGGGTGCAGCCGCCGCTGTATCGTCGGCGCGTGGACTTCTACACGAAGAGCCGCGCCTTCGACATCACGCGCGCGCGCACCGAACTCGGGTTCGCACCCGCCGTCGATTTGCCGGAGGGCATCCGGCGCACCATCGCGTGGTACCGCGCGCAGGGGCTGTTGTGA
- a CDS encoding glycosyltransferase family 4 protein, with translation MSEKISVLHVCDHLGWAGSRMHGVKRLFAWTLPRFDKSRFDVSLVSLRQKDSSEDTLEQFGIDVTYLHKGKFDPATLTALLKVMDRKRTQVLHLHGYGATTFGRLAAAMRGTAVLLHEHANHTTTPWFQQVADTTLARYTDLAIAVSASTAEFTIRARKIPAERTKVVYLGAPLEEFGRARSGQEIAAARETLGIARGTFAIGTVTRLMPAKGNQYLIDAVRPIVDQVPEAHVYIAGEGELQAQLGAQARDLGVADRVHFLGFQRDVASVLSAFDLVVFPSLWEGTPLTSFEALAMGKPIVSTDADGLCEILRDGVDAAIVPRESGRAIADAVVALEADPARRASLGAEAQRTSRRYDIAVWVRKMERLYELMARVSKPTRRQGLLREDLSFLDAGQPSPLPGSRLPGAQP, from the coding sequence GTGAGCGAGAAGATTTCGGTGTTGCACGTGTGCGATCACCTCGGCTGGGCCGGGTCACGCATGCATGGCGTCAAGCGCCTGTTCGCGTGGACGCTGCCGCGCTTCGACAAGAGCCGCTTCGACGTCTCGCTCGTCAGTCTGCGACAGAAGGACTCGTCGGAGGACACGCTCGAGCAGTTCGGCATCGACGTCACGTACCTCCACAAGGGCAAGTTCGATCCCGCGACGCTGACCGCGCTCCTGAAGGTGATGGACCGCAAGCGCACCCAAGTCCTGCACCTGCACGGATATGGCGCGACGACCTTCGGGCGCCTCGCGGCCGCGATGCGCGGCACCGCGGTCCTCCTGCACGAGCACGCGAACCACACGACGACGCCGTGGTTCCAGCAGGTGGCTGACACGACGCTGGCGCGCTACACCGACCTCGCAATCGCGGTTTCGGCCTCGACGGCGGAATTCACCATTCGCGCCCGGAAGATCCCAGCCGAGCGTACGAAGGTCGTATACCTCGGCGCGCCGCTCGAGGAGTTCGGCCGCGCGCGCAGCGGCCAGGAGATCGCGGCGGCCCGTGAGACGCTGGGCATCGCCCGGGGGACGTTCGCCATCGGCACGGTCACACGATTGATGCCGGCGAAGGGCAATCAGTACCTCATCGATGCGGTCCGTCCGATCGTCGACCAGGTCCCCGAGGCGCACGTATACATCGCCGGCGAGGGGGAACTGCAGGCACAACTCGGGGCGCAGGCGCGTGACCTGGGTGTCGCCGATCGCGTGCACTTCCTCGGCTTCCAGCGCGACGTGGCCAGCGTGCTCTCGGCGTTCGACCTGGTGGTGTTCCCGTCGCTCTGGGAGGGGACGCCGTTGACGTCGTTCGAAGCGCTGGCGATGGGTAAGCCCATCGTGTCGACCGACGCCGACGGTCTGTGCGAAATCCTCCGCGATGGCGTCGACGCCGCGATCGTGCCGAGGGAAAGCGGACGCGCAATCGCCGATGCCGTCGTGGCGCTCGAGGCGGACCCGGCGCGCCGCGCATCGCTCGGGGCCGAAGCGCAGCGCACCAGCCGGCGTTACGACATCGCCGTGTGGGTGCGCAAGATGGAACGCCTCTACGAACTGATGGCGCGCGTGTCGAAGCCGACCAGGCGGCAGGGCCTGTTGCGAGAGGACCTCTCGTTCCTCGACGCCGGCCAGCCTTCGCCGCTGCCCGGCTCCCGCTTGCCAGGGGCGCAGCCGTGA
- the ttcA gene encoding tRNA 2-thiocytidine(32) synthetase TtcA codes for MPYASPLEARIAKKVARASIEHSLIEPNDRVMVGLSGGKDSWALLQILDVIGKRAPFPFTVVAVNVDSGYKDFKHGVIKRACEDRGWDIRIEHTEIGEVMDDLLEANATPCSLCARLRRGVLYRIAEEEGATKIALGHHLDDFIETLLLNLFFGGALKAMPARLVSDDQRHVVIRPLVYVSEQEALEYAMACELPIVGCCCPACGDLGLQRQRLKRLIGDLEREHPGIKSSMLKAIQNVHPRHLLDRRLNPLDVMARTGHVDGDDDGEAVSTAAHPLPVLRRTGTSGADRVS; via the coding sequence ATGCCCTACGCAAGTCCTCTCGAAGCACGAATCGCGAAGAAGGTCGCGCGCGCCTCGATCGAGCACTCGCTGATCGAGCCGAACGACCGCGTCATGGTCGGCCTGTCGGGCGGCAAGGACAGCTGGGCCCTGCTGCAGATCCTCGACGTCATCGGCAAGCGGGCGCCCTTTCCGTTCACCGTCGTCGCCGTGAACGTCGACTCGGGCTACAAGGACTTCAAGCACGGCGTCATCAAGCGCGCCTGCGAGGATCGTGGCTGGGACATCCGTATCGAGCACACCGAGATCGGTGAGGTCATGGACGACCTGCTCGAAGCCAACGCGACCCCATGCTCGCTGTGCGCACGCCTGCGTCGCGGCGTGCTCTATCGGATTGCCGAAGAGGAGGGCGCGACCAAGATCGCCCTCGGCCATCACCTCGACGATTTCATCGAGACCCTGCTGCTCAACCTGTTCTTCGGGGGCGCACTCAAGGCGATGCCCGCGCGCCTGGTGTCCGACGATCAGCGGCACGTGGTGATTCGACCGCTCGTGTACGTCTCCGAGCAGGAAGCGCTCGAGTACGCCATGGCCTGCGAACTGCCCATCGTCGGCTGCTGCTGTCCCGCGTGTGGCGACCTCGGGCTGCAACGCCAGCGTCTCAAGCGTCTCATCGGCGACCTCGAGCGCGAGCATCCAGGCATCAAGTCGTCGATGCTCAAGGCCATCCAGAACGTGCATCCGCGGCACCTCCTGGACCGCCGCCTCAACCCGCTCGACGTGATGGCCCGCACCGGGCATGTCGACGGCGACGACGACGGTGAGGCGGTGTCGACGGCCGCGCACCCGCTGCCCGTGCTGCGTCGAACGGGCACATCGGGTGCCGACCGCGTGTCGTGA